AAAGAGCGGGTATCGGGAACTGTGCTACATTTTGGGTCGCTACTGCCTGGCACCGCCGCTATAGGTATGCTTTTGTCCCTAGCAGCTTTCGCAGTCATGACAAAAAATATGAGCGGCGCATCCGACTGGGCGGAACTGCGAACTCACCTGGAAATGATGCTGTACGAGACAGAGATCGGCTACAGCTGGGTGACGCGCATGATCTCGCTAGCAGTGGTGATTTTTGTTGGAAGCCAGAGCAAGCGATGGCCAACGGGCAGTCTCTGGGTTGCTACCTTGGCTGGGAGCATTGCATTAGCGACACTCCCATGGACAGGTCACGGGGCGATGGATGAAGGCGCCCTGCGATTCTGGCACTTTGCCGCTGATATTCTGCACCTACTTGCCGCTGGCGGCTGGATCGGAGCTCTCGCGGCGTTTGGTCTGATGTTGAGTATTAGGGGGGCTAATTCGGAGCAACTGGTACGAGTGCTATCGCGAGCGCTCAAGGGATTCGAAACAGCGGGCGCATTCATTGTTGGTACGATCATAGTTACTGGCGTCGCTAATTATCTCTTCATTGTCGGGCCGACAGTAATCGAAGTCGTAACCAGCACCTATGGCGCTCTCCTACTCGTGAAGATCATACTTTTCGTGGGAATGATCGGGCTAGCTACCCTCAATCGTTTCTACCTGAGCCCTTCACTAGAGCGGTCTGTGGTGGCCGGTGATTTTTCTCTAGCAGCAACTACTTTGAGAAAAAGTGTGGTGATCGAATCGACCTGTGCTGTCGTCATCGTTTGCTTGGTGGCTTGGCTAGGAACATTGAGCCCCTCAATCGAGATGGCTCAAGGGTGATCCAGGAGCTAGATCCGAGCGGCCCCAAGGGCGCTCAGATCTGAGCAACGACTATCGGCTGATGGGGTAGTCAGCGACCACTTCTTGCGCACCTGCCTTGGTGAGCCCCAGGACTTGGTAAGGTTGATGATTCTGGCCGTAGTCCATACCAGGAGAACCTGCGGGCATGCCTGGCACTGCAATTCCTGCGAGGTCTGAACGACCATTCAGCTTCTTGATTTCATCGGCTGGGACATGACCCTCTACGAATTTGCCGTCAATCACAGCCGTATGGCATGAAGCGAGTCCCTGTGGCACGCCCAGGTTCTGCTTGATAGCGCTCATATTACTTTCCACATGGTCTACTACCTTGAATCCATTCGATTCGAGGTGCTTGACCCATTCCTTGCAGCACCCGCAGTTCGCGTCCCGATGTACATCGATTGTGAGTGGCTCAGCTGCCTGCACAACCCCACAAATCATCAATCCCACAGCAAGCGATAGCTTTCGTTTGAACATTCGATGCACCTCGTCACGTTTTAGTGTGCGGTTGCGCTGTATGCACTGGCCGTAGGCCAGGAGTCGTACTTCCGCACTGGATGGAAGGTAGGTTAAGCGCAAAAAGCTCAGATTGCCGATTACGTTTTTGTAAGCTGCCGACTAGCTGCTCTCCCTCAATCCACCGCCCCCGACCCCGTCTTGCCTGGGAGCTATCCGTTTGCTGTTGGGGCAATTACATTTGCGTAAGCTTCCGCACAGTCGTCAGATTGGTAGCACACTAGAACACCGCAAAACCGGAGCCCCTGCATGAAAATCTTGGTTGCAGAAGACGAACCCAAAATTGGAATGTACCTACAGCAAGGCCTCCTGGAAGCTGGCTTCAGTGTCGACCGGGTTGTGACGGGAACAGAGGCGCTGCACCAGGCGCAAAATGAGGCCTACGATCTTCTAATCCTGGACGTAATGATGCCGGGCCTGAATGGCTGGGAGGTCATTCGCTCTATCCGCACAGCCGGGAGCACTGTTCCTGTGCTGTTTCTGACGGCCAGGGACGGAGTTGACGACCGGGTCAAAGGTTTGGAATTAGGTGCAGACGATTATTTAGTCAAACCCTTCGCATTTTCCGAGTTGCTTGCTCGCGTCAGAAGCTTGCTTCGCCGTGGTGCCGCCGTACCCAACCAGACATCAATCAAGATCGGTGATCTAGAGGTCGATCTTCTGAAGCGACGGGCTTCGCGGTCAGGTCGACGTATTGACCTTACTGCCAAGGAATATTCGCTGCTAGAGCTGCTGATGCGCCGTCGGGGAGAAGTCTTGCCGAAATCACTGATCGCATCGCAGGTTTGGGACATGAATTTCGACAGTGATACCAACGTGATCGAAGTCGCGATTCGTCGGCTCCGGGCCAAAATCGACGACGATTTCGACACCAAGATGATTCAGACCGCGAGGGGAATGGGATACATGCTAGATGCTCCGGATACAGAATGAAGCGCGCATCTCTTACCCTCCGTTTAAGCATGATGTTTGTCTGTGCCGTGGTCGCCGTGCTGGTAGTTGCAGGCTTTACTTTTGACGGATTCAGCCAACATCACTTCAAAGCTCTCGACCGTCAAGCGATGACGGAAAAGCTCGAATCCATTAGGCAAATAATGGATGGCGAAGCTGGCTCCGCAGACCCTTCAGAAGTTGTGTTGCAGCTACAAGCACTCCTTGGTGCTCACCAGGAACTCTCAGCCTCAATTATCGCGATGGGCGGGAAGACGTTCTTCGCAACTTCAAATGCAGTTGGACATCCTTCTTCCTCCTCTGGTGACCCGAGGGAAGAGATGTGGGAGTGGACAGCTGGAAGCCATAAGTACCGAGGCATGAAAGCCCAAGTTCATTTGGCGAATGAAGCTGAGCCAATGACCGCGTGGCTGAGTCTAGACATCACAAGCCATATGCATTTCGTTGAAACTCTGCGCTGGTGGTTAGTGATCGGGCTGGCGATTAGCGCGTTGGTTAGCGCAGGTTTAGGGTGGTTGGTCGCGCTCAGCGGGCTGAAGCCGGTAGCACAAGTGACGAAAGTCGCGGCCTCGATGTCAGCCGGATCGCTGAAGGAGCGTATTCCGATGGATTCTGTGCCCCGCGAGCTTGAGCTCCTTGTCACTTCGTTTAACGCTATGCTGGCTCGCCTTGAAGAGTCATTTGCT
This region of Pseudomonas fluorescens genomic DNA includes:
- the copD gene encoding copper homeostasis membrane protein CopD, yielding MSDPLNVVLRLALYLDLMLLFGLAVFGLYSLRGKERVSGTVLHFGSLLPGTAAIGMLLSLAAFAVMTKNMSGASDWAELRTHLEMMLYETEIGYSWVTRMISLAVVIFVGSQSKRWPTGSLWVATLAGSIALATLPWTGHGAMDEGALRFWHFAADILHLLAAGGWIGALAAFGLMLSIRGANSEQLVRVLSRALKGFETAGAFIVGTIIVTGVANYLFIVGPTVIEVVTSTYGALLLVKIILFVGMIGLATLNRFYLSPSLERSVVAGDFSLAATTLRKSVVIESTCAVVIVCLVAWLGTLSPSIEMAQG
- a CDS encoding heavy metal response regulator transcription factor encodes the protein MKILVAEDEPKIGMYLQQGLLEAGFSVDRVVTGTEALHQAQNEAYDLLILDVMMPGLNGWEVIRSIRTAGSTVPVLFLTARDGVDDRVKGLELGADDYLVKPFAFSELLARVRSLLRRGAAVPNQTSIKIGDLEVDLLKRRASRSGRRIDLTAKEYSLLELLMRRRGEVLPKSLIASQVWDMNFDSDTNVIEVAIRRLRAKIDDDFDTKMIQTARGMGYMLDAPDTE
- a CDS encoding heavy metal sensor histidine kinase, whose amino-acid sequence is MKRASLTLRLSMMFVCAVVAVLVVAGFTFDGFSQHHFKALDRQAMTEKLESIRQIMDGEAGSADPSEVVLQLQALLGAHQELSASIIAMGGKTFFATSNAVGHPSSSSGDPREEMWEWTAGSHKYRGMKAQVHLANEAEPMTAWLSLDITSHMHFVETLRWWLVIGLAISALVSAGLGWLVALSGLKPVAQVTKVAASMSAGSLKERIPMDSVPRELELLVTSFNAMLARLEESFARLSNFSADIAHELRTPISNLRTHTEVILTKKRAPEDYEENLYSNLEDLNRLSSIIDGMLFLAKSDNGLVLPAKEKIELRSVVEKLFEYYQLLADDTGVKLQVVGHGAVNGDGTMLDRTISNLLSNALRYTPPDCTISVKIEPLGDMISLSVENPGEEIAVEHQPRLFDRFYRVDPARRESATNHAGLGLAIVKSLVDAHDGTVGCVSRDGHTTFMISLPAWPADQG
- a CDS encoding DUF411 domain-containing protein produces the protein MFKRKLSLAVGLMICGVVQAAEPLTIDVHRDANCGCCKEWVKHLESNGFKVVDHVESNMSAIKQNLGVPQGLASCHTAVIDGKFVEGHVPADEIKKLNGRSDLAGIAVPGMPAGSPGMDYGQNHQPYQVLGLTKAGAQEVVADYPISR